CAACTCATTTGATTTATTTGGTTCGAATCAATTATTTAtacttatttaatattttttctaaaaacgTATATTGGGTTCAAGTTAAAACTATTGGATTAGGATGAACTCAATAGTTACACTCTACATTCTTTCCCTGTCGACTAGTAGCTATAGGATTTAACTTGCATGGTAAGAGTAGCATTGCAGCAACAAatcaaaatgacaaataatattGTAATTGTTTCCTTTTCTTGGAACAAATAGTATTGTCCGTGTATAGAAGTTATTTAAactcttatttattttattttatttaaaaaaagaaattacaaagtatataatataatatgagaAAGACTTTTAACGAGATTTTCggtaaaatatttaaatcaacACCAAAAGAAACGGAAGCTTCAATGGCCATGACAACGTAGAATTCAAAAAGAATtagccattccaaaaattattcttcAGGTTGGTCAAAAACGATTGAAAAAAGAAATGCAAAATCCTTGAAACagataataattaaaatagcATTCCagaaaattccttttttttgtcACTTTAATTACCAACCTCATACTTTCAACTTTGGTTTTTACGTTTTCCAACAAGTTTGATCAGTTTCTCAATTTTGTTGTCTAAAAAACATCACCATCTTGGCTTTTTTTTCCCAGCAACCCTTTTATCATTATTACACAAATGATGGGGTTAGTTTTTTTCTAGCATTTTCTTGATTATTTATTAAGGTTATTATTATCAAGAAGGTGGTGATTTGATCTGATCAAGAATGGGTTCCAGCTGAATTTTTATTGGGTTTATCCTAAGAAAACCTAATAGAAATTCAGTGTTTCTCTTGTTGAAAAAGGTGCAACAATATTGTTAGGTACGTGTTCATTTCATATAATTCATATATTGATATCATGGAGTTTCATATGATGCATTTTGTTGCTTTTTCTACGTTATGTTATTGTTCAATAGATTGATATTCATGTTTGATAAATAGAGATGGAGTATCAATTCTGGGGAGAagcacattttttttctttttcttgaatgttctatgCCTTCATGCAATGCAATTGTAGAATTTCTCTCTTAGATTACATAACGGTGGCGTTTGAGCCAACTTGCGCATAGCTCGACTGTTTCACTGGTACCTGCAATCTTCCACCAATATAGGCACCGGATGACTCTGTCCGACAAGGCATAGGCAAATAGGAAAAACCACTTTTTTGTCAAATCCCAACAACGACAAACACACTTGGTGATTTCTTCCATCTGTCCGAGCCTTGGTGGACAGCAGGTCAACCATGAAATTAGTTGAGGTGTCCGCAAGTTGTACTAGACATCACCGTTATTAGAACAAAAAAAAGCATTTTGGGATTTGAATCTTGACCTCCCATGATTTAGTGCAATTGTAGAATTCCATTTgcatatttttcactttattaatTTAGGGTTGAGCTCATTTAAAATTGTGTGGCTTTTTTCTATTGTAGGTCTTTCTTGTATTGAAGGATTTGCAACTCATAAAAGGTAAATGGATCAATTCAGGCAGATTGGTGAAGTAGTTGGGAGCTTGAAAGCTCTAATGGTGCTGAAAAATGATATTCAAATCAATCAAAGGCAATGTTGTTTTCTACATGATATGTTTGTTCAAGCTTTTGATGTCATTTCTGAAGAAATCAAACATAATTTAAGGTTAAATGAGAGGAATACAAAGTGGAAAGCTCTTGAGCAACCAATGAAAGAGCTTCATAGGATCTTCAAAGAAGGCGAATTGTATATAAAGTACTGTTTGGATGTGAAAGATTTGTGGGGAAAAGCTATAAGTCTCCATATGAACAGAGAATGTGTTGAGTTTCACATTCATAACTTGCTTTGTTGTTTCCCTGTTGTTATTGAAGCCATTGAGACTGCTGCAGAAATATCAGGATTCGACGAGGAAGAAATGATGAACAGGAGAGGCGCGCTTATGAAGAAATACGATAGGGAATTGATCGATCCTAGGTTTTTCCAGTGGATGTTTGGGAAGCAGTACTTAGTCACTCGCGAAATATGCAGCCGGTTGCAGAGTTCTTGGAAAGAGGATAAATGGTTGCTTATCGAAACGATAAGGCAAAAGAAAACAGAAACTTTGTTGAAGTATGAACAAAGGCTTGGAGACTTATTGCTATGGAAATTAGATGGTGTTGAACCAATTAACAAAATACTATTACCTAGTTCAATCTTAGTCGGATCAAACGATTACAATGTGAAGAGGCGTTTAGGGTCGTGGGGAGGACATGTTAAGGAGATACAATGGTTAGGAGAAAATTTTGCTCTAAGGAACTTTTTCGGAGAGGTTGAACCGTTGCATGACGAGATTTCTCTCGTATTTTCGCTATCTCACCCCAACATTTTACAATATCATTGTGGTTTTTATGatgaagaaaggaaagaagggtACCTTGTTATGGAGCTGATGAACGATACTCTTGCGATGTACATAAAAGAGCATTCAGGTCAGAGGAAGAGACCGCCTTTTTCAACGTCTGCTGCGGTTGATATTATGCTTCAGATTGCAAAAGGGATGGAGTACCTGCACTCGAGAAAGATCTATCACGGAGAATTGAACCCGTCTCATGTCCTCCTTAAAGCAAGGACAGAGAGCTATTTTCACGCGAAACTCAAAGGCTTTGGCTTAACTTCCATCAAAAGTACTTACAAAACAGCCAACCAAAATCCAGCTGATTCCATCATATGGTATGCCCCGGAAGTACTCGCTGAACAAGAAAAGCCGGGAAGCAAATGTGCCTACAAGTACACAGAGAAAGCCGATGTCTATAGCTTCGGGATGATTTGCTTTCAAATTTTAACAGGGAAAGTTCCGTTTGATGAAGGACATTTGCAAGGGGAGAAAGTTGTGCGAAATATCAGAGCGGGAGAAAGGCCACTTTTCCCGTATCCTTCGCCTAAATACCTCGTGAACTTAACGAGAAGATGCTGGCACACGAACCCAAATCTTCGCCCACGTTTCTCATCGCTATGCAGGATTTTACGTTATATTAAGAAGGTCCTCGTCATAAATCCGGAACATGGCCAGCCTGAAACTGCCCCTCCACTTGTGGACTATTGCGATATTGAGGCTGGctacttgaagaaatttggtGAAGAGGAGAGCACGAGTTTGACCCCGGTATTGTGAATTTCGTACTTTATTTGGATTTTACcataattatgttataattcAAAAGGGAATAttaattgttttcttgaaagaaaagttTTGAACTTCTATAAATCGAAGATCTTCAAGAACACATAACATCCATAATGTAGTCCTTTAGGAttaaagagtcttgtttaggAGGGACATTATTCTCTCGATAGCTTTATACTTTGTTTTATACGTTTTCTCATATGCAGGTCAATTGGCCAAaccatatttaattaattatgcaTATTTTAATATACTTCTCTATGTTTCTGATTTATCGACATTCAAGGTTTGACAATTGCTGGCTTCCACATGATGCTTTGTTATTTTCGATCCCAACAGGTATCACAGATTCCTTTTCAGATGTTTGCTTACCGGCTCATTGAGAAAGAGAAGATTTATGGAAAGAACTGGGACCCATCAAATTACGCTTTTTCTTCGGTCCATAGGCGAGCGTCCATGCAGAGTGACGACGGGCAACTGGCTGCGATGGACGATCTCTATTTCTTGTACCAAGCGATGGAAGGTCTGTTTGCTCGGAGATAATTGACAGGAAAGATTCGAGATTGTTTGATCAGAGGTCAGCTATCTCCGAGATACCACATAGATCGAGGCTTTTCTTATTCGATCAAGCGTCAGTTGGCTCTGAGAGTCCGGAGAGGAGATTCTCGTCTGTGGCAGCAGCAGCAGATGAAAAGTTTTTCTTTACTGATAGTCCAGACAGGAAAGCAGTATCAACACCGATAGTCGATAGGTCACCACGCGTCGACACATTGGAGAAAAAGATCGTCTCATCTATGAGCAAGAAATTTTTGGACTACCAGGAAAAGGCAATGTCTCCAAAAGCAGGTGACAAAAAACCTTCATCCAACATAGCAGCTGTGCAAAATTTACTATCTCCTCGGACTTTAGAGAAGACAACATCAGCTGAGCAAAATTTAGAATCTCCTCGGACGTTAGAGAAGACAAAATCAGCTGAACAAAATTTAGTATCTCCTCGGACTTTAGAGAAGACAAAATCAGCTGAGCAAAATTTAGCATCTCCACGAACTACAGAGACGATAAAATCAGCTGAACAAAATTTAGAATCTCCTAGTACTTCAGAGAAGATGAAACCAGCAGACCAAAATTTAGTATCTCCTCCGACTTCAGAGAAGAAAATTGTATCTTATGATCAGAAACTGACTAGTTCTGAGGCTAGAGAAAAGAAACATGCATCGGACAATCAGAAACAGATCAGTTCCGAGGCTCCTGAGAAGAAACATTCATCTGATGAACAGAAATTACGACGTTCGAAGAGTACTCCAGAAAAGACGAAGTCATTAGCTGCCAATGAGAAGCCACTTCGTGGCGAGCAAGTGCAAAGGAAAAGTTTGAGGACTAGGAGAATAACAAACCAGAAGTTAACCAAGAATGTAGAGAAGGTAGTTCCTGAAGCTAATCAAATTTCAATATCATCAGAGAATCACGAGACAAATGCATCCAAGCCCAGCAATAAAAAAATAGCAGTCAAGAAAGATTCATCGCGCAGAAAAGTGCAGGACATGAAGACTAGCACTATACCAGGTTAGATTTTCTACtgaccaaaaaacaaaaaacatacacaaaaagaaaggaaaaaataggTCTTATTTTGTCGGCTTAATACATCGACAACCCTTTAACTTGCCAATAGATTTCATTCAGACACTCGAACTATGGTGCATCCTAATTGAGCacctgaacacatgataaaacATTTATATTAGAcacttttggttcaaattttgGGAAAGCTTTTGGGTGGGTTCTCAAGTGTTCATTACGTAGATAagttaaccacttaaaatatgtcacctTCTTTAATTATACGAATTAGTCTCAATAAGTCGTAATACCTTAGGCCTCTTCAAATTGAGGTTGATGTGAGGCATATTTTATGCTGTTAACTTAATTACCTAACAGACGCTTGAGAATATAATCaaaaagttttttcaaaatttgaaatgaaagtgtctaataggaacactttatcatgtgttcaagTGCTCAATTGAAACAAGCTGTAGTTCGAGTGTTTAAATGAAATTCACTAGCAAGTTTAAGGGATTGTCGATGTATTAAGACTATTTTGTCCCTGATTCTCAGTCGGTTAAATAGTTAGTTAGTGCTTAAGGACATCCAaacatgagtataatattgaATCGTTTGTGCAGATAAACTGATTGATGACTCACCAAGATCTTCACCAGCTAGAGTTAATAGAATACATTCATCATCGCCAATGTCCTCTCCAACACGAACCCCAAAGACATATTCAAGATCACCAGCAATCGCCTCGAAGGGATACGGATATCATTCCCCGAGTTCATCACCATTAAATCCATGTACGCGATGTTCAAGAGTAAACCGAGAGTGCCAACCTTCAGGTATGAGCCCACATATACAGAGGGGAAAAGCTCATATCTCTCATTCAGAGATAGCTTAGCTCTTCATCATCTGTCTTCCGATGCATGcttatacagtcaaacctctatAACATCATTTGTCCCAATATTTTTTGGCTACTAtcaaaatgttgttatagagaacatatTATATAATATGACTGTTATAGTGGAATATTGTTATAGAGGATGGTTGTTATAAAGAGGTCTGACTGTACAACAATATTTGCACTGATGAAGATCAACGGGCCGGGCCTGTTGGAAGAGAACCCGATGAGACATGTAGTACTCCCAGGTTAGAGCTAGAAAAGCTCCCCAGCTTTTCATGGGGACCTTTGTAACAAGAGAAATATGAACTATTCTATATATACAGTTTTCCACTTTCTGAGATAGCTAACAATTTTACGTTTATATTGTATCCGTATGTTTGTCAAGCTTTCTGCTTCTAAGGCGACAAatttcacattatcttctaCGACTTTCTCAATCTCACGGTTCTTGTAATACTCTTCACATTGAACAAATTTGGCATTTCTGATTTACATGAATTTGGTTTAAAGGCAGTTTACACCAGCATATGAGATAAATGTAAATTTGGAGTTTCCTTTTGTTTCTGTTGACATAGattaatcaagaaaaaaaatttgcataAATTCTGTCATCTGTTTAGTAGAATGCCACAGGATATATACCTAAGTTCAGTCAATTAACAATTTATCTAGATATAAGGGGAGGGGGATCGTGAGTCAGGGGCAGAGCTAGTGCTTTGGTTACGGGTTCGGCTAGCTAAACACAGTAATTTTGGTCCAAACCCgtatttgtattaaaaagattattaaatatgtataaatgattaatttaGACTAATAAGCAAAGGACTAGAACCCAGGCAGTAAAAACTAGTCACGACTATACTATGATCCTGACATGTACAAGTACTCATCatgagaataaataaataaataaaattgtttCTTATGGATAAATCTTCTCCTAAAATTTGGACACTGTTATGTGCTATGTTGCACGGATACGTTATTGTCTCGACATATTCGTTTCCTAAGGGTGTGATAAAGGTGTGGGACTTTCTGACTTTGTGCGAATTATTCAAATGAactaaaaaatagaaagaaaatgtTAACGTACCCGTGTCAGATACTCCCATACATGCATACCATACCCGGATAGACGAGGGTGGATGTAAGGTAATAGTTCATACGAACTCTGTAGCTTTAGGCTTGCCCAGATCtgtatgtaattaaaaaaatcactaaattaGTGCAAATGATAGATTTTTGAGACCAGTAAATTAAATGGAATATATTAGAATTTCGAAACAGATACATAAAGTTGAAATCTAGATGCGCATACGGATAATGCTACTGCTGTATTATAGCTTACAGTTATGTCGAGATTGTACTTGCATTGCATCTTGGTCTTTATAGACCTAAAAGTCCACAACTTCTCAAGAAATGACctgaaaataaagattaaacTGCGAAGTATTAAACTTGGATCATGAGTTATCATCAGTATTTCAGCATGAACCAAAATAATGGCAAGTTAGCAACATCTCAATTCACCAGATttgtaaccaaaaaaaaaaaaaaaaaaaaattgaaaagaataaCACGAAGTGAAGTGAACTGGTAAAACAAGCTTTTCTATGTCAATATGATGaatttataaaaacaaaatattgttTGACCTTAAGAATATCAACCTTCTCATTTAGTATATAGGTACTTAAAGGTTGTGGCATAGATTAATCCATGGTTTGCCCTTTTACTCGTTCTTACAATGCAAGTAGTAATATGATCAGTGTGACTTTTGACTTCATTAAGGTAACTAGTCGATGGAAGCACCTAATTGAACCAACATTAAATCATCACCATAGATGTTAGAATGAGAATGTGTAAATGAGAGAAACTACGAAAATTTAATACATCTTATGTTCGAAGTGGTTAATCGTATTTTACGACCTGAAAGTCAATTTAGAAATATTTTGGTAAATGATGCGATTAGATTCACtcgatttttaattaaaatttagatatttataAACTATTCAAAAAGTACTCCACATTCTACTTTTTCATTTCCAGttgatgaaaaaatatattttaaaatgtcgattaaatttcaaatagtttgactttgaaaaaaataaacatgacaactaattaaacggagggagtactatgcTCGGCTGACGGGTCGAAATTAGGGTAGTTCAACCTTTCTTTGAGTAAAATTTTATGCACGAAACACTTTGTGTTCACGTAAAATTTGGAAAGTATTCaatactaggtgatttcttgTTAACTTTGGTGGGCATTAATTCTGATGTGTAGTAGAGGAGTGACAAATATCAGTGGAATTAGTCGAGAATTTATAGGTAAACTCAGCTTGGATACACAtggttataaaaaataaaaaaaataaaaattctaaaGTATTCATTTTTGTCAAATTTAAAGGACTAAAGCTGCTTAGGTAGTACTTAAaggggactattttgaacctactacCAAAGATAAATGACCACTTTTATCATTTTCTCGAATATATAGCTAAAAAAGAAACCCAacccctcagaaagaaaagaaacgCAACCTATCGCCGCTCTTTCCAAATCATCCAACATAAGCCCGACCCGAACCGACCCGACTCTGGTAAATAAAGACTTCTATTAACCAAAATTactgattattatttttttttgggtttttaattATTGAGGTGTTTTGGAGATCAAGGGGGGTctggtttttttgtttttgtttattttgagtttctccttttttccttttttaaagtTTCAAGTGGTTTTCCAACCTTTTAAGTACAGGNNNNNNNNNNNNNNNNNNNNNNNNNNNNNNNNNNNNNNNNNNNNNNNNNNNNNNNNNNNNNNNNNNNNNNNNNNNNNNNNNNNNNNNNNNNNNNNNNNNNAATGTTAACGTACCCGTGTCGATACTTTCAAAACCATACCAGATAGACAGGGGTGGATGTAAGGTAATAGTTCATACGAACTCTGTAGCTTTAGCTTAGATCCtgtatgtaattaaaaaaatcactaaattaGTGCAAATGATAGATTTTGAGACCAGTAAATTAAATGGAATATATTAGAATTTCGAACTTGAATCTATAAAGTTGAAATCCTAGATGCGCCCTTACGGATAAGTACTGCTGTATTATAGCTTACAGTTATGTCGAGATTGTACTTGCATTGCATCTTTAGGTCTTTATGAACCTAAAAGTCCACAACTTCTCAAGAAATGACCTGAAAATAAAAGATTAAACTGCGAAGTAGTAAACTTGGATCATGAGTTATCATCAGTATTTCAGCATGAACCAAAATAATGGCAAGTTAGCAACATCTCAATTCACCAGAtttgtaacccaaaaaaaaaaaaaaaaaaattgaaaagaataaCACGAAGTGAACTGGTAAAACAAGCTTTTCTATGTCAATATGATGaatttataaaaacaaaatattgttTGACCTTAAGAATATCGGCATACTTCATTTAGtattgttacatccggcatttttgcgtatttgaaaatttggaaataaccttgacttataaggaataaggtcatgtttggatttttttctaatatgtgaatgttgcttatggaagtatgTGAAGTGTATGTTGATACTTATGGAAAgtgttgacacgagaacattggagagggccaagggcaaaattggaatcttgaaatttgtttcgggaatttgcaaaatacgaTTCTTagttaattgggctcaaaaaaaaaaagagaaaaattgggcccaaatacatggggtggccggccaaggccttGAAAAAAATGGCCCAAAGCCATGTCATGTGAGGGTCATGTGATCTTTAATTGGAGAGGAtgacatatacatatgtgttcATCCTTTGGAAGTTTCATGAAAtcaaaagagaaatcaagaaaaagaaagagagagctcacggctccaagaaaaaaagaaagaaaattttcaagccttcaatcttgactcaaaaatcttgttcttcgcgaattcttaacgagctcaagacgctcttcgacgtagcataattggtttggagagagAGCTCCGttggcggaaagttgaaattcaagaaaaaggtaagattcttgtgttttaagttatggaatgaatttatatgttatgatgattaaaATTAAATGGGGATTATGGAAGTGTGACGTGTGgatgcatggtgtgtgtgtgtgtgggaagggtgtgtttggccgtgagccaAGTGGTAGGAAAAAGGagtgaatttgattttatttaatgtgttaattgtgttgttatggccttgtAGTGTACATGGAAGGATACTAGTTCAAGTTAGTATGAGAATTTGGTGTTAAGTTGTTCTAGGAAATTTTGTGACTTTATGATAATTtatgttaacatggaaatgGAATTGTTAAGATGCAAGTTATGATgagtgttgatgaaattggaagatggaacatactatgaatatgcgtatgttaaagattagagtCTTGGATGCATTATGGCTATTGGTGAAAAATTGGCATATGTGGTATATGTTGCGAATactttgtagaaatgatatgaagtgttccgaatcgtatttgaatggttttggattagtaaatgaatatgaaagcgttgacatgaagttggaatgagaattaatgcattatgttgaaagaaagactatttgtgttcatatgtgccttgtagcgattattgatgttgttgatgttgttgttgggttggttgttgttattctgagccgagttgaatctcggggatgctatatttataggggaaatctttgccgaaatttcggtagtcaagtatgaactcattattgaaatgctaactctcatgaatagtgcggtaaaggtgaccatttgcgattctGGGACGAAACGGGAGTGGAGCTcagacgagcgtaagacgcgaataaggtatgtaaacacttctatttccttttcatggcatGATCTAGGTGTCTTTACTCGGTTTCGACCCTTTGGGTCAATCCTATCTCCGGGATTCACACACAAAGTTGGAGCgctttcattcaatggaattgaaccaAATAGGTCACAATTGACTGACTAGTTTGGTGGAAATGTCTAAAACTTGTCCGAATCCAATCCGACTACTCCCAAATCAATTATTAATGATCTTATGAGGTTGCTAGGCATGTCCCATGTACGCCACCTCCATTGGCCcgggcgggcccactattccggATTCACGCCTatcgttttacttgatttattttataaaacgATTGAAGGAAAATTTTGGGCTATGGTCTAACTATTGAACGAccttttataaatttattttcaaaccaTTCCGAAGAGTGTGATGTTTTATTACTTAAGtcttccaaaaccactccggcggggtgtgatattttattatttaaatttttcaaaaaccactcccGGCGGAGTGCGGTATTTTATTAAAAACCGATTTTTAAAACCACAcattttattattactattatgcccgaaagGAGAaaccatctttattattatgtaGGAAGCGACGTTGCCCGAAGAGACTATTCATTACTATGCTTAGGAGCGGCAATGCCGGCGGGCTATCTtctattattatgccggaagcggcaatgcccgaaggcattattgatatcgagccggaagcaCGCCTGAAGgggctattattgttattgttattgttattattattttgcggGCCGGCGCGTGTGATTTACCGTATTACTTATTTTGGATTTGTTAGTTAGGTtgcaattatttacttaaggcttgTTTGCGACTGCGTACCTACACTTATGTCTTCTCTTAACAAAGGTTATGTATTGGGTTGTATGTGATTTCTTCCTCttaaattgcgcggtggttattatctatttattttcgctttacatattcaagacatattaaaatcgaccctttcttcggggggttgcgtttcgtgccgcgccgAGTTCGGGGATCGCTACGCTGTGGGGGGGGGATTTCTTAGAGGGAGTCGATCGGGGAGTCGGTATTCCATTTGCTCGGAGGTCGTTCTTGTTTTGGTATAGCCTTATATATTGTGCGAGTCATATTCTATAGAAGTCTCATGAACTGGCGTGGGGGTTGTGGTTctttgtttggccttgtcggccattattttgttgtacgagaAATGGCGAgaggccttttggctcgccttgttttatgtcgtatgtatatatatatatcatgtttgagGTGCCgtgagccacgtgtcgattttggtgtTTCATTTATAAGTTTTActtcatgttttaaaaaaaaaatttgagtcgacgtttaagggttcgctcggctctgacgagagtcgggtgcccgtcacgccctggcgaaggttggggtgtgacaagtatATAGGTACTTAAAGGTTGTGGCATAGATTAATCCATGGTTTGCCCTTTTACTCGTTCTTACAATGCAAGTAGTAATATGATCAGTGTGAAAGCTTTTGACTTCATTAAGGTAACTAGTCGATGGAAGCACCTAATTGAACCAACATTAAATCATCACCATAGATGTTAGAATGAGAATGTGTAAATGAGAGAAACTACGAAAATTTAATACATCTTATGTTCGaaattagttgtcatgtttcacttctcgagagtcaatttgactaatcttcaaAGCTAAATTCGATTAGATTCActcgatttttttaattaaaatttagatatttataAACTATTCAAAAAGTACTCCACATTGCAACTTTTCTCGTttcaatttgatgaaaaaatatattttaaaatgtcgattaaa
This portion of the Lycium ferocissimum isolate CSIRO_LF1 chromosome 1, AGI_CSIRO_Lferr_CH_V1, whole genome shotgun sequence genome encodes:
- the LOC132060011 gene encoding uncharacterized protein LOC132060011, translating into MDQFRQIGEVVGSLKALMVLKNDIQINQRQCCFLHDMFVQAFDVISEEIKHNLRLNERNTKWKALEQPMKELHRIFKEGELYIKYCLDVKDLWGKAISLHMNRECVEFHIHNLLCCFPVVIEAIETAAEISGFDEEEMMNRRGALMKKYDRELIDPRFFQWMFGKQYLVTREICSRLQSSWKEDKWLLIETIRQKKTETLLKYEQRLGDLLLWKLDGVEPINKILLPSSILVGSNDYNVKRRLGSWGGHVKEIQWLGENFALRNFFGEVEPLHDEISLVFSLSHPNILQYHCGFYDEERKEGYLVMELMNDTLAMYIKEHSGQRKRPPFSTSAAVDIMLQIAKGMEYLHSRKIYHGELNPSHVLLKARTESYFHAKLKGFGLTSIKSTYKTANQNPADSIIWYAPEVLAEQEKPGSKCAYKYTEKADVYSFGMICFQILTGKVPFDEGHLQGEKVVRNIRAGERPLFPYPSPKYLVNLTRRCWHTNPNLRPRFSSLCRILRYIKKVLVINPEHGQPETAPPLVDYCDIEAGYLKKFGEEESTSLTPVSQIPFQMFAYRLIEKEKIYGKNWDPSNYAFSSVHRRASMQSDDGQLAAMDDLYFLYQAMEGLFARR
- the LOC132060017 gene encoding uncharacterized protein LOC132060017; amino-acid sequence: MSKKFLDYQEKAMSPKAGDKKPSSNIAAVQNLLSPRTLEKTTSAEQNLESPRTLEKTKSAEQNLVSPRTLEKTKSAEQNLASPRTTETIKSAEQNLESPSTSEKMKPADQNLVSPPTSEKKIVSYDQKLTSSEAREKKHASDNQKQISSEAPEKKHSSDEQKLRRSKSTPEKTKSLAANEKPLRGEQVQRKSLRTRRITNQKLTKNVEKVVPEANQISISSENHETNASKPSNKKIAVKKDSSRRKVQDMKTSTIPDKLIDDSPRSSPARVNRIHSSSPMSSPTRTPKTYSRSPAIASKGYGYHSPSSSPLNPCTRCSRVNRECQPSGMSPHIQRGKAHISHSEIA